The DNA segment TAAGGAGAACCAATCTTGCCTTGAGGTGTGAGAATGGGGCAGGTGGCCTCAGCCCCTCTCAGTCCTGAGATGATGTTGGGAAGATTTGAAGTGCTCCTAAATAGCCTCAGTGTTTATTAGATCATCCATTCCTAACTGTGCCAAAGCCAACCACAGTCCAGAAGTACCCCAAACctgcttctttcttccttctcagtTCTGGTGTATCAGGATTCTCTACAAAACGCTGGGCTGTTGGAGTTTCCCCTGATTGCAGTGTAAAGGTGGCAGAAAGAACTGAGGGAAGGAATCCCACTTTGTATTAAACCCCAAAATCTAGAGCTGGTTGGTCTCTTCTGCTGTAGGTTGACCGAAGTCCGACAGGCTCGGGGGTGACAGCTCGCATTGCCTTGCAGCACCACAAGGGACTcatccagctggagcagagcagaaccTTCCGCAGCAGCACCACGGGCTCCTTGTTCACTGGGAAGGCAGTGAAGGCAAGTGGCTCATGCTGGACTTTCCCCCTGTCTCAAGGGCTGCTGGAAATGTGCTCAGTGGGGAAGCAGAAAAGCCTTTCTGTGCCTAGGGAAGGAGGGAGGTGCCTGTGTGTCTTGCCCTCCCACAAACCTGGCACTAAAAGGATTTTAGGACCTTGTTGTGTTGCGTGGCTGCTTTGGGATGTATCAGGGCAGGGGTGTCTGCATAAATGTCAGGCAGCACTGGAATTCTGTAGAGCTGGGAGAGTGGAGAACCTTCTGTTGCCTCTAACCTCATCCTGATCCCTCTGCAGGAGGCCAAGTTTGGGAACTACAACGCTGTCATTGTGGAAGTCTCAGGAGAAGCCTTTTACACTGGCACAGCCACCTTCACTGTTGAAGAGGAGGACCCACTGAAACACGGCTTCTTCCTCAAGTGACCAGAGCCACGGGTGGTGGCAAAGCCTCACTGATGGTGCTGCTCTTCTCCTGCCCGtgaatttctgttttgcttctcCACACGTTGCAACAGGAGCAGCCTTGGGTGGTGTGACAGCATTTGTCACATTTCAGGATAACAGGCTTGTTGCCCTGTTGTGATTAGCATATTGGGTGCACTGTGATTAGCATATACAAGCTGCTCTGAAAAGCTGTagtatttctcttctttttctttttcttccccgTAATTCACAGAAAACTGAGCCGATCGAGCTGATCTTGGAGAGCTGCCTTCAAATTTATGTGCCTTCTCTATGTCTGCAAATTATGAATTTCAAAGTTAGATTTCTATTAAATACCAGCTGAAAACTCGGccattttccttgttttcactCCCAGATCTCATTTGCAGGATTGTGCTGAGTATGTCATGACTCTGGGTTTGAATTGCTAACTCTTGTCTCCTGCTCAGCCAGCTGTGCTGTTCTGTCTCATGCCCCAGCTTCCCTGCTCAGCCTGTCCAGACAACCCCTTCTTGCTCATTCCACCCCACCAGGGCTCTCCTGCATTCTGGGGCTGGGTGCAGGTATTTGATCAGAATTTCCTGTGTTCCTGCTGAGTGTCCATGCTGTGCTGCTTCCCTAAGCCTTCCTCTCTTGCTTATCTTGGACCACTGGCTGCAAATACCCTGTGATTAACTTACAACAGGAGCAGCTGTGTTTGAAAGTCTGAGCCATTATGACCTTTGACTGCTAATTATTTACAGATTTTGTCCCAGTCCAGGGGCAACTTGTGCAGCAGAGTGCAGTCAGTGCTTTGCCAGACTACctccagggaaaaaagcaagcaTTTGCAGTGGCAGGAGCAGACCTTCAGACCTCTGGTGGCTTGTCACTTCCACTCTGTCTCAAGATAAAATGGTGCTTGTTAAATAAAGACACTCAAGGGAGGAACTGTCACTTGTTAAAATGAGACATGAGAATGGTCATCTCATGGAAGCTCATGCAGCAGAAAGGTGCATACTGGTGAACTTAGATAAGGTTGGCACAGAAAAGCTTGGCAGTACTTTCTTCTGTCAGAAATAACTTTGTAGcaggaggaaacaaaaaaaaaaaatcccctgatTTATGCAACTGCTGTGCTGCCAATAGAGGTTTTTTGGGATGCTGTCTggggctcctgctcccagcttcCCTGTAACTTCTTTGTAAGTCCCATACAGCCTTACAAGAAGTGGCATACACATCCTGTGTATCCTGTGTGCCTGCAGGAGCACACTCTTACATGTGTTTTCATCTTCTGGGCATCTCCCTTCTGATCAGCCTGGCTCCTTGGAAAGAGCTGGGACAGCAAGTcacaaagcacagcacaggaTGTTTGGAGGTACTTCAGGCATTAACTGGGGCGCATCCTTCATTACCATCCTTAAGAAAAATTTCAGatgggagcaggcagctgcGGATCAGAGTGGTAgaaaggggtgggggggtgtTCAAACCCCAGCCTGGTGAGCCAGGCTGGTGGTCCCAGCCTCCCGCTGTGTCTGGGGGTACCCGGTCCTCCGTGATGGGGCTGCCAGGGGAGCACATCAGCGGGGACCCGCGGGATGATGCCGCTGTGGGCACTGATGGTCCGCAGGGGCTCGGGTCCGGCTGGGCCGGTTCGGTTCCCCGGGCAACGGCGGCCGAGCGACGTCAGCGGCCGggggggccgggagcggcggggcctGTGCAGCCGCGGCCATGAGGCTGCGCATGGAGCCGGCGGCGGCCGTGCCGGGCAACCTCtcccgcggcggcggcagcaacgagagcggcggggcggcggcggggacaGCAGCGGGGTGGtcggcggcggcgctggcctCGCAagcggccgcgctgctgctcATCTTCGCCCTCTCGGCGCTGGGCAACGGGGCGGTGGTGCTGGTGATCGCCCGGCACCGGCAGCTCCGCACGGTCACCAACGCCTTCgtgctgtcgctgtcgctgtcggAGCTGCTGGGcgccctgctctgcctgccgcTGGCTTTCCTCAGCCTGCTCAGCCGCCCGCCCGGCGCTTGGCTCTTCGGGCAGCGCCTGTGCCTGGCCAGCGCCGCCCTGCACGCCGGGCTGGGCATCGCCGCCACGCTGACCATGGCCCTGCTCTCCTTCGACCGCTACTGTGCCATCGTGCGGCAGCCGCGGCACAAGATGGGCCGGCGGCGCGCCGCGCAGCTGCTGGCCGCGGTGTGGCTGGCGGCGCTGGCGCTGGCCGGGCCCTGGTACGGGCTGGCGGGCGAGGGGCGGCGCGAAGCCCGGCCCGGCGCTTTCCGCTGTGTCTACgtgctgccctggggctcctCACGGCTCGGGCCTCCCTATGGCGCTGCCCTCATCGTGCTCTGCTACCTGCTGCCCTTCGCCGTCATGTGCTTCTGCCACTTCAACATCTGCCGGGCGGTGCGGCTGGCCGAGAGCCGCGTGCGGCCGCTCACCACCTACGGGCACCTGCTGCGCGCCTACGGCGAGATGCGCACGGCCACCACCGTCCTCATCATGATCGTCTCCATCATCTGCTGCTGGGGGCCCTACTGCATCCTGGGgctggccgccgccgccggccgcctGCCCTTCTCGCCCACCATGGACGCGGTGGCCAGCGGGATGGCCTGGGCCAACGGCGCCATCAACCCGCTGATCTACGCCGCCCGTAACCCCAACATCTCGGTGCTGCTGCGGCGCAGCCGGGAGGGCGGCTACAGGACTAGGAACAACATGGTGGCCTACCTGTCGGTGCCGGGCCGCCAGCCCCGCAGCCGGGCCGAGCGGGTCCGGGAGCGCTACATCAATCGGCACAGCGGCGCCCCGGGCAGCGGCCTGTCCTCGTCCAGCCCGGCCAGCGGGGCAGAGCTGGCCATGTGGGCCTGCAAGACGCCCGCCGTGCTCTTCTGTCGCGATGGGCAGCCGGGCGCTGGCCCTGAGGCCACCCTGAAGGCCAAAGCAGGCGCCATCGACACCAGCCTGTGAAGGGATGGGGGAACGGGATGGAAGCGTCTGGCCCCGCGGCTGCCTCCCTGGAGAAAGTCCTGGTGCCCCTTGGCAGCCGGAGTGCCGGGAAACTGTGATGGGTCTGTGTTTCTTCTCCACTGTGGTGACCCAAGAGCTCCACAGGGAAGGGAAATCCCCCTTCCTTTCCAGCAGGCCTGATGGATGCATCCATGACAGCCACCGAGCGCAGCCAGCGCAAGAGCTCAGCTGAAAGAACTGAGCTGTTtgctccagagctgcagaaagTGCCACTGAGAAGCTGCGGGGCTGACACACCAAAGCAGCCCAAACTGTCTGAATGACTCCGTGAGCTGCTTGTTAAGTGCCAAAAAAGCAACTGAAAGTGAGCACCGGCAGCTGGAAGCCACTCTGAAAACACCACACTGTGAAAAACCGCATCATGGCAGGAAAATGTTGCTTTTATCTGTTATATGTGGAAGTGCCAACAGTCAAAAAGTCACAGATTGTAGGACAGGCTGAAAAAGTgatctattttttatttatttatttaaacgCTGAAGCATAACAAGAAAAGTAATTGTGAAAGGGAAGATGTATGATActggaagggaaggagaggaaggtaATACCTCAGATGTCAGAATTTCAGcagccttttctctttttttgaggGTATGGTCAACATAAAATACTATGAATATGAGAAACATGAGTTCCTCAAACAGACTGAAAAGGGTGTGGGCGTAAACTGTGGTGTGCACAAGatgtatgttttctttttgagctcATCTGAAGTGTCTCTCATCTCCAAGGGTTTTACCATAATTAGAGGAGCTGTGTGAGAGAAGTGTCTGAAAGGAGAGGCAAAGCAACACCACGTgttctctgtgtgctctgcagcatGTGAAAATGTGTATATGCACAGAACAGATATTGTTGTATTGATGGCAGCAATCCATGGGAATACGatatttaaaaaacagctgtttgctgctgaaaaaagaaaggaaaataacacCATGGAAATACAATTGCACAGCATAAATTTGAACAGATTTATCAGTGTAATCATTTTGTTCAAGGGCCCAAAGCCTTAAATTAGTATTTTGAATCTGAAATTTAAGATTTGGCCTTCATTTGTCTTTGCCAGAGTTTAGTGTGAGACAGTATTTTTCCTTGTACaggctttaaaaatacagtgttttggttttactggatttttcagctgtttgtgaTGCAAGTGAACACAGTATCATTATTTTGTAAGTGAGGCaaataaattatcttttctGCAGGAAATGAAAGTGTCTTAGCCTGATGTCATTCTCAGGCCAGCCTTGGGAAGGGAACTCCTGTAAAAAAAATTGCCAGATGAATGATAGTAGAGAGACATACTTGTTTGTGAAATTTTAATGCAGCTAGTTTCCATGCTGTAAGCATTACGGTAACTTTGTTCTCTGATGCTCCCATGAGGGAAAATCTGACCCTTGACTACTCAGCACTGCTAATTTGCCCTGCAGCTACTGGATTTTGCAGGTTGAGCAGTGTTTTCTTGCTGCTTCAGAAGGAAGCTGTGCAGAAAGCCCACAGCTCTTCACAGGAGCTGTTTGTCAGCGAGTTGTGGAAGGGCAGGAGAGGAATTTCTGGCACAGCAATACCTGGCTAAGTGTAAATGGAAAGGAGGGGTGGTTGTCAGTGACGAGGTTGGGTTTAACTCTTACCTGGGTAGCTGCAGGTGGTAACAAGGAGATTGGTGGGGGATAATTGATCATGCAGAGCAAATGGCTGAAATCCCCTGGGAAGGGTGGTGCTGCTCCCCTGACTCAGTGCCTGCCTCTGAACAACCCCTGATTCCCTCTTTTTCATACTGGTTTCCTTTTCTACTGATTTGATGTACCACAGGCCAGGGAAACATCTCTGTGGCAATCAGGTATGGCCAGGGAAGGACTGGGGATGTCAGGATTGAAGGAGCTGCACTGGGAGTGGAAGTAGCACATCTTTCTAGGGAAGTGGTAGCAAAGCTGTTATAACATGGGTTTCAACATATTTTTAACAAGCTCAGGCTGGTGCATGTTAGTTTTGCACATGAGGAATTGAGCAAGGGCAGGTGGTGGTCTTGGAGGCATCACAAATTGGCACATTTCAGTGGAAAGCTAATTTGGGCTGAACCAAGAGGAGATTCTTGACCTGATCCTTTTTGACTTGGACCCGCTGCAGCTTCAGTAGAGAGCCAGCTTGTGTTTCAAAGTTGTTCCTGGCCTGTGCTCCtcataatcacagaatcatagaatcatttcagttggaaaaggcctcttAAGTCATCAagtcccagcacagccaaatCTACCACTAACCcgtgtccctaagtgccacacctacatgtcttttaaatgcCTCCAGGGACTGTGACTttaccacttccctgggcagcttgtACTGGTGTTTGGCAACATATTCTGTGAAGATATTTTCCttaatatccaatttaaacctcTTCTGCTGCAACTTGAGGCATTTTCATCTGGTCCTGTTatttgttacctgggagaagagaccaaccccacctggctgcaacctcccttcaggtagttgtagagaggTTCCTCCCAAACCTCCTTTTTTCCTGGCTAAACAccccctcagccactcctcacatcACAGCACTGTTGAACAAGCCAGGTACATAGGTCTCTACagccacatttttaaaagtatgtttaaaaaaatacaaccaaaTGGTATTAACTAAACCACAAACAGCACAAACCACACCAAAGGCTGCAGGCTGCCTGCCAAAACAGTCCTTGAAATGTTGCTgggtcccagctctgctgaaaggTGCTGCTTCTCACCCAGCACCAGAGTGGGTGAGAAGGTCTGTAGGTCTGTCCCTGCACCTCACAACGGTTCCATGTGCTCATCTGGGAGAAAGAAACCAGTGGATTAAGGCACTGTTTTACTCTAGCTCTGAAAACTCTGCCCTCTGTAGTTGCAGGTGCTTCTTCTTGGGTGAGAAGACTTTGCAGCAGGTGGCTCCTGGCCAAGCCACTATGGGACATCACCCCCACATCTCCCACATGCCCATGCTGGTGTCACCCCACTTAGAGATC comes from the Taeniopygia guttata chromosome 5, bTaeGut7.mat, whole genome shotgun sequence genome and includes:
- the GPR135 gene encoding G-protein coupled receptor 135; the encoded protein is MRLRMEPAAAVPGNLSRGGGSNESGGAAAGTAAGWSAAALASQAAALLLIFALSALGNGAVVLVIARHRQLRTVTNAFVLSLSLSELLGALLCLPLAFLSLLSRPPGAWLFGQRLCLASAALHAGLGIAATLTMALLSFDRYCAIVRQPRHKMGRRRAAQLLAAVWLAALALAGPWYGLAGEGRREARPGAFRCVYVLPWGSSRLGPPYGAALIVLCYLLPFAVMCFCHFNICRAVRLAESRVRPLTTYGHLLRAYGEMRTATTVLIMIVSIICCWGPYCILGLAAAAGRLPFSPTMDAVASGMAWANGAINPLIYAARNPNISVLLRRSREGGYRTRNNMVAYLSVPGRQPRSRAERVRERYINRHSGAPGSGLSSSSPASGAELAMWACKTPAVLFCRDGQPGAGPEATLKAKAGAIDTSL